A DNA window from Anas acuta chromosome 4, bAnaAcu1.1, whole genome shotgun sequence contains the following coding sequences:
- the TRIM2 gene encoding tripartite motif-containing protein 2 isoform X2, whose protein sequence is MASEGSNIPSPVVRQIDKQFLICSICLDRYKNPKVLPCLHTFCERCLQNYIPAHSLTLSCPVCRQTSILPEKGVSALQNNFFITNLMDVLQRTPDNSIEESSILETVTAVAAGKPLSCPNHDGNVMEFYCQSCETAMCRECTEGEHAEHPTVPLKDVVEQHKASLQVQLDAVNKRLPEIDSALHFISEIIHQLTNQKASIVDDIHSTFDELQKTLNVRKSVLLMELEVNYGLKHKVLQTQLDTLLEGQESIKSCSNFTAQALNHGTETEVLLVKKQMSDKLNELAERDFPLQPRENDQLDFIVETEGLKKSIHNLGTILTTNAVASETVATGEGLRQTVIGQPMSVTITTKDKDGELCKSGNAYLTAELSTPDGSVADGEILDNKNGTYEFLYTVQKEGDFTLSLRLYDQHIKGSPFKLKVVRSADVSPTTEGVKRRVKSPGSGHVKQKAVKRPASMYSTGKRKENPIEDDLIFRVGTKGRNKGEFTNLQGVAASTNGKILIADSNNQCVQIFSNDGQFKSRFGIRGRSPGQLQRPTGVAVHPSGDIIIADYDNKWVSIFSSDGKFKAKIGSGKLMGPKGVSVDRNGHIIVVDNKACCVFIFQPNGKIVTRFGSRGNGDKQFAGPHFAAVNSNNEIIVTDFHNHSVKVFNQEGEFILKFGSNGEGNGQFNAPTGVAVDSNGNIIVADWGNSRIQVFDGSGSFLSYINTSADPLYGPQGLSLTSDGHVVVADSGNHCFKVYRYLQ, encoded by the exons GTGCTTACAGAATTACATTCCAGCCCATAGCTTAACCCTTTCTTGCCCCGTGTGCCGCCAGACCTCCATTCTGCCAGAGAAAGGGGTTTCTGCACTCCAGAACAACTTCTTTATTACCAACCTGATGGATGTCCTGCAACGAACGCCAGACAACAGCATTGAAGAGTCCTCCATCTTGGAGACTGTCACCGCTGTTGCTGCGGGCAAACCGCTCTCCTGCCCCAATCATGACGGAAAT GTGATGGAATTTTACTGCCAGTCCTGTGAGACAGCCATGTGCCGGGAGTGTACAGAGGGAGAACATGCAGAACATCCCACAGTACCACTCAAGGATGTGGTGGAGCAACACAAGGCTTCCCTCCAAGTCCAGCTGGACGCTGTCAACAAACG GCTTCCAGAGATCGACTCAGCACTTCATTTTATATCTGAAATCATACACCAGTTAACCAACCAAAAGGCTAGCATTGTAGATGACATTCATTCCACTTTTGATGAACTCCAGAAGACTTTAAATGTGCGAAAGAGTGTGCTGCTTATGGAACTGGAAGTGAATTATGGCCTTAAACACAAA GTCCTCCAAACGCAGCTGGATACCTTACTGGAAGGACAAGAGagcattaaaagctgcagcaactTTACGGCCCAAGCCCTCAACCATGGCACTGAAACCGAAGTGCTGCTGGTGAAGAAGCAGATGAGCGACAAGCTGAATGAGCTGGCCGAGCGGGACTTCCCATTGCAGCCCCGTGAAAACGACCAGTTGGACTTCATAGTGGAAACGGAAGGCCTGAAGAAGTCCATTCACAATCTGGGTACCATTTTAACCACCAATGCTGTTGCCTCTGAAACAGTCGCCACAGGTGAGGGGTTGAGGCAGACCGTGATCGGACAGCCTATGTCTGTAACCATCACAACGAAGGACAAAGATGGGGAGCTCTGTAAATCTGGGAACGCTTACCTCACTGCTGAACTGAGCACGCCTGACGGGAGCGTAGCAGACGGGGAAATACTTGACAATAAAAACGGCACTTACGAATTTTTGTATACTGTTCAGAAAGAAGGGGACTTCACTTTGTCACTGAGACTTTATGATCAGCATATCAAGGGCAGCCCATTTAAACTTAAAGTGGTCAGGTCAGCGGATGTGTCCCCTACCACTGAAGGGGTTAAGAGGCGTGTTAAATCTCCTGGCAGTGGTCACGTGAAGCAGAAAGCTGTGAAAAGACCTGCGAGCATGTACagcactggaaaaagaaaagaaaatcccatTGAAGATGATTTGATCTTCAGAGTAG GCaccaaaggaagaaacaaagggGAATTTACAAATCTTCAAGGTGTAGCTGCAtctacaaatggaaaaatattaatagcaGACAGTAACAACCAGTGTGTGCAG ATATTTTCCAACGATGGCCAGTTCAAAAGTCGCTTTGGCATAAGAGGAAGGTCTCCTGGCCAGTTGCAACGGCCAACAGGAGTGGCTGTGCATCCCAGTGGTGACATCATTATTGCAGATTATGATAACAAATGGGTTAGCATATTCTCATCAGATGGAAAATTTAAG GCCAAAATTGGGTCTGGAAAGCTCATGGGCCCTAAAGGCGTTTCTGTGGATCGTAATGGACACATCATTGTGGTGGACAATAAAGCTTGCTGCGTCTTCATCTTCCAGCCAAATGGGAAAATAGTCACCCGGTTCGGTAGCCGAGGAAATGGTGACAAGCAGTTTGCAG GTCCTCATTTTGCGGCTGTAAACAGCAACAATGAAATTATCGTTACAGATTTTCATAACCATTCTGTCAAG GTATTTAACCAAGAGGGAGAATTCATACTGAAGTTTGGATCAAACGGAGAAGGCAATGGACAGTTTAATGCACCAACTGGAGTAGCTGTAGACTCTAATGGAAATATTATTGTAGCAGATTGGGGAAACAGCCGAATACAG GTCTTTGATGGAAGCGGATCGTTTTTATCCTACATTAACACATCTGCTGACCCACTTTATGGCCCCCAAGGTCTGTCCCTTACTTCAGATGGCCACGTTGTAGTTGCAGACTCTGGAAATCACTGCTTCAAGGTCTATCGATACTTACAGTAA
- the TRIM2 gene encoding tripartite motif-containing protein 2 isoform X3, producing MEFYCQSCETAMCRECTEGEHAEHPTVPLKDVVEQHKASLQVQLDAVNKRLPEIDSALHFISEIIHQLTNQKASIVDDIHSTFDELQKTLNVRKSVLLMELEVNYGLKHKVLQTQLDTLLEGQESIKSCSNFTAQALNHGTETEVLLVKKQMSDKLNELAERDFPLQPRENDQLDFIVETEGLKKSIHNLGTILTTNAVASETVATGEGLRQTVIGQPMSVTITTKDKDGELCKSGNAYLTAELSTPDGSVADGEILDNKNGTYEFLYTVQKEGDFTLSLRLYDQHIKGSPFKLKVVRSADVSPTTEGVKRRVKSPGSGHVKQKAVKRPASMYSTGKRKENPIEDDLIFRVGTKGRNKGEFTNLQGVAASTNGKILIADSNNQCVQIFSNDGQFKSRFGIRGRSPGQLQRPTGVAVHPSGDIIIADYDNKWVSIFSSDGKFKAKIGSGKLMGPKGVSVDRNGHIIVVDNKACCVFIFQPNGKIVTRFGSRGNGDKQFAGTLDGPHFAAVNSNNEIIVTDFHNHSVKVFNQEGEFILKFGSNGEGNGQFNAPTGVAVDSNGNIIVADWGNSRIQVFDGSGSFLSYINTSADPLYGPQGLSLTSDGHVVVADSGNHCFKVYRYLQ from the exons ATGGAATTTTACTGCCAGTCCTGTGAGACAGCCATGTGCCGGGAGTGTACAGAGGGAGAACATGCAGAACATCCCACAGTACCACTCAAGGATGTGGTGGAGCAACACAAGGCTTCCCTCCAAGTCCAGCTGGACGCTGTCAACAAACG GCTTCCAGAGATCGACTCAGCACTTCATTTTATATCTGAAATCATACACCAGTTAACCAACCAAAAGGCTAGCATTGTAGATGACATTCATTCCACTTTTGATGAACTCCAGAAGACTTTAAATGTGCGAAAGAGTGTGCTGCTTATGGAACTGGAAGTGAATTATGGCCTTAAACACAAA GTCCTCCAAACGCAGCTGGATACCTTACTGGAAGGACAAGAGagcattaaaagctgcagcaactTTACGGCCCAAGCCCTCAACCATGGCACTGAAACCGAAGTGCTGCTGGTGAAGAAGCAGATGAGCGACAAGCTGAATGAGCTGGCCGAGCGGGACTTCCCATTGCAGCCCCGTGAAAACGACCAGTTGGACTTCATAGTGGAAACGGAAGGCCTGAAGAAGTCCATTCACAATCTGGGTACCATTTTAACCACCAATGCTGTTGCCTCTGAAACAGTCGCCACAGGTGAGGGGTTGAGGCAGACCGTGATCGGACAGCCTATGTCTGTAACCATCACAACGAAGGACAAAGATGGGGAGCTCTGTAAATCTGGGAACGCTTACCTCACTGCTGAACTGAGCACGCCTGACGGGAGCGTAGCAGACGGGGAAATACTTGACAATAAAAACGGCACTTACGAATTTTTGTATACTGTTCAGAAAGAAGGGGACTTCACTTTGTCACTGAGACTTTATGATCAGCATATCAAGGGCAGCCCATTTAAACTTAAAGTGGTCAGGTCAGCGGATGTGTCCCCTACCACTGAAGGGGTTAAGAGGCGTGTTAAATCTCCTGGCAGTGGTCACGTGAAGCAGAAAGCTGTGAAAAGACCTGCGAGCATGTACagcactggaaaaagaaaagaaaatcccatTGAAGATGATTTGATCTTCAGAGTAG GCaccaaaggaagaaacaaagggGAATTTACAAATCTTCAAGGTGTAGCTGCAtctacaaatggaaaaatattaatagcaGACAGTAACAACCAGTGTGTGCAG ATATTTTCCAACGATGGCCAGTTCAAAAGTCGCTTTGGCATAAGAGGAAGGTCTCCTGGCCAGTTGCAACGGCCAACAGGAGTGGCTGTGCATCCCAGTGGTGACATCATTATTGCAGATTATGATAACAAATGGGTTAGCATATTCTCATCAGATGGAAAATTTAAG GCCAAAATTGGGTCTGGAAAGCTCATGGGCCCTAAAGGCGTTTCTGTGGATCGTAATGGACACATCATTGTGGTGGACAATAAAGCTTGCTGCGTCTTCATCTTCCAGCCAAATGGGAAAATAGTCACCCGGTTCGGTAGCCGAGGAAATGGTGACAAGCAGTTTGCAGGTACACTTGATG GTCCTCATTTTGCGGCTGTAAACAGCAACAATGAAATTATCGTTACAGATTTTCATAACCATTCTGTCAAG GTATTTAACCAAGAGGGAGAATTCATACTGAAGTTTGGATCAAACGGAGAAGGCAATGGACAGTTTAATGCACCAACTGGAGTAGCTGTAGACTCTAATGGAAATATTATTGTAGCAGATTGGGGAAACAGCCGAATACAG GTCTTTGATGGAAGCGGATCGTTTTTATCCTACATTAACACATCTGCTGACCCACTTTATGGCCCCCAAGGTCTGTCCCTTACTTCAGATGGCCACGTTGTAGTTGCAGACTCTGGAAATCACTGCTTCAAGGTCTATCGATACTTACAGTAA
- the TRIM2 gene encoding tripartite motif-containing protein 2 isoform X1, translating to MASEGSNIPSPVVRQIDKQFLICSICLDRYKNPKVLPCLHTFCERCLQNYIPAHSLTLSCPVCRQTSILPEKGVSALQNNFFITNLMDVLQRTPDNSIEESSILETVTAVAAGKPLSCPNHDGNVMEFYCQSCETAMCRECTEGEHAEHPTVPLKDVVEQHKASLQVQLDAVNKRLPEIDSALHFISEIIHQLTNQKASIVDDIHSTFDELQKTLNVRKSVLLMELEVNYGLKHKVLQTQLDTLLEGQESIKSCSNFTAQALNHGTETEVLLVKKQMSDKLNELAERDFPLQPRENDQLDFIVETEGLKKSIHNLGTILTTNAVASETVATGEGLRQTVIGQPMSVTITTKDKDGELCKSGNAYLTAELSTPDGSVADGEILDNKNGTYEFLYTVQKEGDFTLSLRLYDQHIKGSPFKLKVVRSADVSPTTEGVKRRVKSPGSGHVKQKAVKRPASMYSTGKRKENPIEDDLIFRVGTKGRNKGEFTNLQGVAASTNGKILIADSNNQCVQIFSNDGQFKSRFGIRGRSPGQLQRPTGVAVHPSGDIIIADYDNKWVSIFSSDGKFKAKIGSGKLMGPKGVSVDRNGHIIVVDNKACCVFIFQPNGKIVTRFGSRGNGDKQFAGTLDGPHFAAVNSNNEIIVTDFHNHSVKVFNQEGEFILKFGSNGEGNGQFNAPTGVAVDSNGNIIVADWGNSRIQVFDGSGSFLSYINTSADPLYGPQGLSLTSDGHVVVADSGNHCFKVYRYLQ from the exons GTGCTTACAGAATTACATTCCAGCCCATAGCTTAACCCTTTCTTGCCCCGTGTGCCGCCAGACCTCCATTCTGCCAGAGAAAGGGGTTTCTGCACTCCAGAACAACTTCTTTATTACCAACCTGATGGATGTCCTGCAACGAACGCCAGACAACAGCATTGAAGAGTCCTCCATCTTGGAGACTGTCACCGCTGTTGCTGCGGGCAAACCGCTCTCCTGCCCCAATCATGACGGAAAT GTGATGGAATTTTACTGCCAGTCCTGTGAGACAGCCATGTGCCGGGAGTGTACAGAGGGAGAACATGCAGAACATCCCACAGTACCACTCAAGGATGTGGTGGAGCAACACAAGGCTTCCCTCCAAGTCCAGCTGGACGCTGTCAACAAACG GCTTCCAGAGATCGACTCAGCACTTCATTTTATATCTGAAATCATACACCAGTTAACCAACCAAAAGGCTAGCATTGTAGATGACATTCATTCCACTTTTGATGAACTCCAGAAGACTTTAAATGTGCGAAAGAGTGTGCTGCTTATGGAACTGGAAGTGAATTATGGCCTTAAACACAAA GTCCTCCAAACGCAGCTGGATACCTTACTGGAAGGACAAGAGagcattaaaagctgcagcaactTTACGGCCCAAGCCCTCAACCATGGCACTGAAACCGAAGTGCTGCTGGTGAAGAAGCAGATGAGCGACAAGCTGAATGAGCTGGCCGAGCGGGACTTCCCATTGCAGCCCCGTGAAAACGACCAGTTGGACTTCATAGTGGAAACGGAAGGCCTGAAGAAGTCCATTCACAATCTGGGTACCATTTTAACCACCAATGCTGTTGCCTCTGAAACAGTCGCCACAGGTGAGGGGTTGAGGCAGACCGTGATCGGACAGCCTATGTCTGTAACCATCACAACGAAGGACAAAGATGGGGAGCTCTGTAAATCTGGGAACGCTTACCTCACTGCTGAACTGAGCACGCCTGACGGGAGCGTAGCAGACGGGGAAATACTTGACAATAAAAACGGCACTTACGAATTTTTGTATACTGTTCAGAAAGAAGGGGACTTCACTTTGTCACTGAGACTTTATGATCAGCATATCAAGGGCAGCCCATTTAAACTTAAAGTGGTCAGGTCAGCGGATGTGTCCCCTACCACTGAAGGGGTTAAGAGGCGTGTTAAATCTCCTGGCAGTGGTCACGTGAAGCAGAAAGCTGTGAAAAGACCTGCGAGCATGTACagcactggaaaaagaaaagaaaatcccatTGAAGATGATTTGATCTTCAGAGTAG GCaccaaaggaagaaacaaagggGAATTTACAAATCTTCAAGGTGTAGCTGCAtctacaaatggaaaaatattaatagcaGACAGTAACAACCAGTGTGTGCAG ATATTTTCCAACGATGGCCAGTTCAAAAGTCGCTTTGGCATAAGAGGAAGGTCTCCTGGCCAGTTGCAACGGCCAACAGGAGTGGCTGTGCATCCCAGTGGTGACATCATTATTGCAGATTATGATAACAAATGGGTTAGCATATTCTCATCAGATGGAAAATTTAAG GCCAAAATTGGGTCTGGAAAGCTCATGGGCCCTAAAGGCGTTTCTGTGGATCGTAATGGACACATCATTGTGGTGGACAATAAAGCTTGCTGCGTCTTCATCTTCCAGCCAAATGGGAAAATAGTCACCCGGTTCGGTAGCCGAGGAAATGGTGACAAGCAGTTTGCAGGTACACTTGATG GTCCTCATTTTGCGGCTGTAAACAGCAACAATGAAATTATCGTTACAGATTTTCATAACCATTCTGTCAAG GTATTTAACCAAGAGGGAGAATTCATACTGAAGTTTGGATCAAACGGAGAAGGCAATGGACAGTTTAATGCACCAACTGGAGTAGCTGTAGACTCTAATGGAAATATTATTGTAGCAGATTGGGGAAACAGCCGAATACAG GTCTTTGATGGAAGCGGATCGTTTTTATCCTACATTAACACATCTGCTGACCCACTTTATGGCCCCCAAGGTCTGTCCCTTACTTCAGATGGCCACGTTGTAGTTGCAGACTCTGGAAATCACTGCTTCAAGGTCTATCGATACTTACAGTAA